Proteins found in one Bicyclus anynana chromosome 26, ilBicAnyn1.1, whole genome shotgun sequence genomic segment:
- the LOC112053405 gene encoding uncharacterized protein LOC112053405 has protein sequence MSKSAHVVDGEASESDTEIEVGKSPNISPPSKAFVVTGEAPESDDESKLPSPVSDEQDAPLHTSMYPPSPTSPAKLIHTSLLHQKLWECNISLRATLEGLARHTADISVEKLTVADKTLLTVQESMRATNASLSLARARLKQIHAELDKANCAAALPTVKIK, from the exons ATGTCTAAATCTGCTCACGTTGTCGACGGTGAGGCGTCTGAATCGGACACTGAGATCGAAGTAGGCAAGTCACca AACATATCACCACCATCAAAAGCATTTGTGGTAACTGGGGAGGCTCCCGAGTCAGACGATg AGAGCAAGCTTCCATCCCCCGTCAGTGACGAGCAGGACGCTCCGCTGCACACCTCCATGTACCCTCCGTCTCCGACGTCACCGGCAAAGCTGATACACACCTCGCTGCTGCACCAGAAATTAT GGGAGTGCAACATATCGCTGCGCGCGACTCTCGAGGGTCTGGCGCGTCACACGGCGGACATTAGCGTGGAGAAGCTGACCGTTGCTGATAAAACTTTGCTCACTGTGcag GAGAGTATGCGAGCCACGAACGCGTCGCTGTCGCTGGCTCGCGCTCGCCTCAAGCAGATCCACGCCGAGCTGGACAAGGCGAACTGTGCAGCGGCGTTGCctactgttaaaattaaataa
- the LOC112053404 gene encoding Kv channel-interacting protein 1, whose product MATPPDSPVEEHAYELEPSRAPKPIPVALEELCRLTKFTKQEIRVMYRGFKTECPEGVVHEDSFKDIYAKFFPHGNSALYAHYVFKAFDVNCSGAISFRELLVTLSTLLRGSVYERLRWAFRLYDVDGDGAITRQELAEVVVAVHELLGRRAPPGSPASRVDDAKANEQVDRVFRKLDLNQDGVITIEEFLESCLKDDVITRSLQMFDTVL is encoded by the exons ATGGCAACGCCGCCGGATTCGCCCGTTGAAGAGCATGCGTATGAACTGGAGCCGTCGCGGGCACCAAAACCCATACCCGTAGCATTGGAAGAACTTTGCAGACTGACGAAATTCACGAAGCAGGAGATCAGGGTCATGTATAGGGGATTCAAGACG GAATGTCCAGAAGGCGTAGTCCACGAGGATTCCTTCAAAGACATATACGCCAAGTTCTTTCCACATGGAA ACTCAGCGTTGTACGCGCACTATGTGTTCAAGGCCTTTGACGTCAATTGTAGCGGCGCTATCAGCTTTAGG GAGTTACTGGTGACGCTGTCGACGCTGCTGCGCGGGTCGGTGTATGAGCGGCTGCGCTGGGCCTTCCGGCTGTACGACGTGGACGGCGACGGCGCCATCACGCGCCAGGAGCTGGCTGAGGTGGTGGTGGCGGTGCATGAGCTATTGGGCCGACGCGCGCCGCCTGGCTCGCCCGCCTCCCGCGTAGACGACGCTAAGGCTAACGAACAG GTGGACCGCGTGTTCAGGAAGCTGGACCTGAACCAGGACGGCGTGATCACCATCGAGGAGTTCCTGGAGTCGTGCCTCAAGGATGACGTCATCACGCGCTCGCTGCAGATGTTCGACACGGTGCTATGA